ACCGGACCGCGAGTCACCCGGTCGGCCGTCCGGCCCCACCGCACCCGGGCCCCATAACGCCGGCCTCTAGTTTGCCCATGGCTCCTCTTTTTCCTCTTCACCAGGTACCTGGTCACTTCCTCCTTACACACTCCCATAAACTGATTTCGCGCAGCGCGGTCTCTCGGAGCACCACGAATCGAAATATCGAGAAgcaagacgagacgagacttgcATCTACACCTCACACTTCTCTACTTAATGCAGTCAGTCAGCCGGTGGCAATGGAACCGAGAGCGGCGATAACGGCAGAACCCACAAGGCAAATGGCAGACACGATCCCTTTTTCTCGTCTACCAAACCACGTCGAGACGGATGAAATTACTCACAACGGGGGTttcttggtcgtcgtcgaaaaGTCAGCCCACTCGGCCGGCCCGTGCCATCTCCACGGATATCCACACCACACGGTCTCTCTCCGCACTTGGGATTCAACCGGGGTCTACCCCTCCCCAGCGGTCCGCCACACAAGCTTCCGGAGTGTTTGTCTCCCCATCGgcccctggccctcggcctgggAGGGCTGACTCGGTGTCATGTCCGTCAAGCAAAGGCCGAGCCCTTCTACCCGCGCATGAACTGACTCAAACCGCCAGCGGGGAGAGTCGAGGTTTGTTGTTTGCGACTCGGTGGGTGGGGCTACAGGTTTCTGCTGTACCTGTATACGATGTAAGCGGCCCCGGCCATGGATGGCATACATCGTACATCGTACCATTAGGTTGTCACGTCGAGTGGCAAATAGCTGTGCAGAGCTGGACCCCTCGCCCCTGTTTGACTGGGTCACTGGCTCGGGGTTAAGAAGGGATTTCAGAGGCGATTCAATTCGCCCATCTTGGACAtaacgccgacgccgtctaTTGAAGCAAGAAATGCTGACCACGCTAACGACTCTTAGGCCAGAGTACATGTGTTCCTTTGACTTGCCCCAACCGTCTCATCCCCAAAAGTGTGTCCCACGGGCCGGGCCCAGCGCCTTGACGTTGCCAAACTCGAACTACAGTAGAACCTGCACCGAACGATGAGATGACAGGCCCGTACGACAGGACAGGATGGGACTATGCTCACGGCTGATGAGTTCCCCCCCAGGTCATTCTGTTGCCCCGTTTAGCCTGAACCGCAGACGCAGCCCTCGCGAAGCGCCGGGGCGATGTTGGGGAAAGGGAAGCATTGCCGGCCTTGGGCGTCGCAGTTTTCGCTCTCGACGCCGCAGGCCTCGTCGGTGCAGGGGCCGGTGTAGGGGCTCGCGGGAGCCTGGGCGACGGAGgccgcgacgagggcgaggacggtgacgaggacgccgtgcattttcttcttgttcttgattTTGTGCTGACTTCCAGGGGAGTGTCTTGTACTTGGATGTGGCGGAAGGGCGAGGCGTTTCAATCGGGATGAAAAACAAAGCTTGGAGAGACTCGATGGGCGGACGGTGAGGTGGTGGAGAGATGGGAATCCTTCTCGACTGTGCGTTCGTCTCgattatatatatacttctTTCACGACGGGACGACGACATGTCATTCGACTTCACACaccacccccccttttttcttcttcttctattCTCCCCTCAAGTCCATCCATCGTCAATGGCCCGCCAGGAAGTATCATGTCTATTTTGGAGGAATGACGATTGAGGCTCGGTCACGGACGTCTGGCGATGCCCATCGGCTGGTGGCCCGGAAAGACTTGGCTGCAACTTGGCGGGTTTTGGATCCGGTCGGGATGGAAGGGCGACGAGTGCGGGCACATGTTGCGTTGCGGGTAGCCAAGACCAAGCGTGTCATGGAATCTGCCGTTGCTCGTGAGCGGTGGCAGTACAAACATGAGGAGGAGAATAAAAAAAGGCTGGGGGGAAAAAATGGAATAAAAAAAaggttgtggttgtggtgtCTCGCGCTGGGCCCTTGGCGATGAACGTTTCAACCGTTCTCTTGCGCTTCTCTTGGCCCGTTTCTGGCGCGGAGGATGTCCGCGTCTCAGGCACAGGCAGGGAGGGGCCTTTATTTAGATGGACCAGAGCCCATATGGTCACAGTCTCCCCCTACGACGAAGAGTGGGTTGATGATGAATGAGTTGTCAAGCTGTCGTCGTCCCCCCACGCGCGAACGGATGGTTCAACTCTTTGGGAGTTGttaaaatagtaataaaAAAGGGGGGGCTGGATCCTTGCTGTGGTGTTGTGTCGGGAGGGGAGAGATGGGGGGGTCTCTCGGTAGATGTATTTTTGTACCGCTGTACAAGTATCTCGAGTCAGCGATCGCCGTGGGAGCGGGTGCACACCTAAAGGCAGATGCCACCCGGGGGATTTAGTCACCGGCCCGCCGCGCTAAAAACAAACCTCCGGGTAAAACTGGGTGGTGTGTGTACCTGTAAAagtgtatgtatgtgtaCCTGGCATGTTTGCCTCAAACGCCGTCGACTAACATCCCCAATTCCAACTCGGCTTCACATCGTCGAGGAGACCGCCGGCGAATCCAACGCCCCTCCATCGGCCCAGGGCGACCCCGGACGGCTCGCCCTGCCACTGCGGTCTCGGTGTCCGCCACGTCGGCCTCCATCCGTCCGGGGACGTAGTATGGCTGTAGCCGCCCGTCCACAGAGCACCTACGCTGTGCAAGCTGGTCCGGCACGGATTCTTCCACAGCCTACTCCCTCGTACCGCTTCTTCCCGGTATCTTCATCAAAGCTGGCGCAACGCCCAGCGGAATTGGATCTTGGCGAGATTCTTGCCGATTGGAAAAATGAAAAGCGAATTGTTGActgcctccttcttcctACCTTAGGGTACCAGCTGCTGAAACAGTTGTCACGTGACTGTGACTGTGGTGGGCCAGTCAAGCACATTACATAAGCACACCTAGCATCTTTATCAGCACGTGACCATATGGCCCCGTTGTCTTGCTCTCTGCTGCTGTGGCACCCCACACCAACGTCCACACCAACGTCCACATCCACACAACCCAACATCGATCGGTCGAGTCAAGCATCATGTGAATTGCACCCAAAACAATGAGCCGCCAGTGCAATGCGGCGTGCTTCACGCGGAAGAAATCCCTTCCGCCTCGGAATTCCCGATAGTCCCTGATCTTGCCGACAACAACTAGTACGTTTCTGTGGGGAGCAATCGTGCAAGAGGGACTTTTGTTATCGACAAAACCGTCCCCTTGGGATCCGATTCACCCCCCCGGCCGGCCAATGGATCAATCCGGTCAAGGTGACATGCAGGGCCTCCGCAACGCTCCTTCCGTATCGAGCCTGACCATGCTATGGCCCTGGCGTGGCTGACGGCATATCCCTGGAACACACGGCGAAAGAAAGCGGTTCTGTCTGCGCTGCGGCGGCCCCTTCTCGACTCTCCTCTCCTGCAAGAGACAGTTGGATCTGTTGGTTCGaaccgctgctgctgctgctgctgctacgccGCACAAGTTGCATCTCATTGATAAAAAGGGGGGGTtcttcgccgcctcgccAGACCACCCAGTCAGTAGCCGCTTGCACAACACCGatgcgctgctgctgcttctgctgctgctgctgccgccgctcgacTTTGCGCTTTGTCACCGCCCACATTCGCCGCACCTGAAGATTCAATGAGCTTCTCTTGTCTGAACGACGACACGTTGGGCCCAGTCGTCCACGGCTGCCGCGATGACTTCGACTTCACCGTCAAGTTCCAACAGGTCGTCTTGTCAATTGTCCCGTCCTCCATATTCATTGCCGCCGCATTCCTTCGCCTTGCCCACTTGTTCCGCCAGCagaaggtcgtcgacgccgtcgtcctaCAATGGCTCAAGCTTGTGAGCACCACGGAAACCTTGATTGTTCCCACACACACTTGTTCTGATGCCCAAAACAGTCTTTGGTAGTGGCCTACACCGGCCTCCGACTCGGCCAACTCATCTTGTCGGGTCGCGGCACGTATTGGTCGTCACAGTCCGGAGTGGCCTCTGATGCGATggccttcatcg
The genomic region above belongs to Colletotrichum higginsianum IMI 349063 chromosome 2, whole genome shotgun sequence and contains:
- a CDS encoding EC87 protein — its product is MHGVLVTVLALVAASVAQAPASPYTGPCTDEACGVESENCDAQGRQCFPFPNIAPALREGCVCGSG